A genomic stretch from Vibrio neptunius includes:
- a CDS encoding ABC transporter substrate-binding protein, with the protein MKKWLLVATLAATAATGVAQAKDWKTVRFGIEGAYPPFSWTEADGSLKGFDVDMANALCKEMQVKCKIVAQDWDGIIPSLLARKYDAIIAAMSITEERKKKVDFTGKYALIPNKFIAKKGAGLDFDNLDGKKIAVQRATTHDKYLTDNYGDKVEIVRYGSFDEAYLDLANGRVAAVLGDASALEEGVLNKAGGEAYEFVGPSLTDPKWFGEGFGIAVRKQDKDLTKKLDAAILSLREKGVYQEIAAQYFNYDVYGQ; encoded by the coding sequence ATGAAAAAGTGGTTACTAGTTGCAACTTTAGCTGCTACAGCAGCAACAGGTGTAGCTCAAGCGAAAGATTGGAAGACAGTTCGCTTTGGTATTGAAGGTGCATATCCTCCATTTAGCTGGACTGAAGCGGATGGTTCTCTTAAAGGCTTCGACGTAGACATGGCCAATGCTCTATGTAAGGAAATGCAGGTTAAGTGTAAGATTGTTGCACAAGACTGGGATGGCATTATCCCTTCTCTACTGGCGCGTAAGTATGATGCCATTATTGCAGCAATGTCTATTACTGAAGAGCGCAAGAAGAAAGTGGATTTCACGGGCAAATACGCTCTGATCCCTAACAAATTCATCGCGAAAAAAGGCGCAGGTCTAGATTTTGACAACCTAGATGGTAAAAAAATCGCGGTTCAACGTGCAACCACTCACGATAAGTACTTAACTGATAACTACGGTGACAAAGTTGAGATCGTACGTTACGGTTCTTTCGACGAGGCGTATCTTGATCTAGCAAACGGTCGTGTTGCCGCTGTTCTTGGTGATGCATCTGCACTGGAAGAAGGCGTACTCAATAAAGCCGGTGGTGAAGCTTACGAATTTGTTGGCCCGTCACTAACGGATCCAAAATGGTTCGGTGAAGGCTTTGGTATCGCAGTACGTAAGCAAGACAAAGATCTGACGAAGAAGCTAGACGCTGCCATCCTATCTCTACGTGAGAAAGGTGTTTACCAAGAGATTGCTGCTCAGTACTTCAACTACGACGTTTACGGTCAGTAA
- a CDS encoding ABC transporter ATP-binding protein: MNDVPALDIKELHKTFGQNEVLKGISLEAHKGDVISIIGSSGSGKSTFLRCINLLETPTEGEIWVNGELIQMKNNRLGEAVPANERQVQRIRSRLAMVFQGFNLWSHMTVLENVIEAPVHVLGVPKAQALENAELLLKKVGLYERKDYYPGHLSGGQQQRAAIARALAVDPEVMLFDEPTSALDPELVGEVLGVMRDLAEEGRTMLVVTHEMAFARDVSNHVMFLHQGLVEEQGDPAKLFTNPDSERLQQFISSIY; the protein is encoded by the coding sequence ATGAATGATGTACCGGCGCTGGACATTAAGGAACTGCACAAAACATTCGGACAAAATGAAGTCCTTAAAGGTATCTCGCTTGAGGCACACAAAGGTGATGTTATCTCCATTATTGGTTCATCAGGTTCAGGTAAAAGTACCTTCCTAAGATGTATCAACCTTCTTGAAACACCGACTGAAGGTGAAATTTGGGTTAATGGTGAGTTGATCCAAATGAAAAACAATCGCCTTGGTGAGGCCGTTCCTGCCAACGAAAGACAAGTACAGCGTATCCGTTCCAGACTTGCTATGGTATTCCAAGGTTTCAACCTCTGGTCACATATGACGGTACTTGAAAATGTCATAGAAGCCCCCGTGCATGTGCTAGGCGTACCAAAAGCTCAGGCTTTGGAAAACGCTGAATTGTTGCTCAAGAAAGTAGGACTTTATGAGCGTAAAGATTACTACCCAGGACACTTATCTGGTGGACAGCAACAACGTGCAGCGATTGCGCGTGCATTGGCTGTCGATCCCGAAGTTATGCTATTCGATGAACCTACCTCAGCACTTGATCCTGAGTTGGTCGGTGAAGTGTTAGGTGTAATGCGAGATCTGGCTGAAGAAGGTCGAACTATGCTAGTTGTAACGCATGAAATGGCGTTTGCACGCGATGTTTCTAACCACGTCATGTTCTTGCACCAAGGTCTAGTGGAAGAGCAGGGAGACCCTGCTAAGCTCTTCACTAACCCGGACTCAGAACGTCTGCAGCAGTTCATCTCTTCTATTTATTAA
- a CDS encoding DUF3360 domain-containing protein: MSDAVNKSHSDSDIENKSYRELHRPASEFESRSDYLDHELQIMKPRRFGLNLPGRDFRFELEDLVPALAGTIGIIAMYSAVMMSWAEGLTAAWDHINLGKDFAIEVARVEMLIPALLFCVLASGFINPKANLAGNHGPMIPLIGTIALAGAHPLALAILIGVFGLLLSFLKGGSKLVNLTSQGTAGGLLIFLGLTGTMSQINSIQAWAVGLQSDTIAAGSMGYVGLIVLAVTIALYAFLAKVNKRWLAIPVCAFTGLAIALVLGAGFDIKFVTETGLPNLNPVYWWGSTEEGWMLGLPNMEHFIASLPFAILAVAMWSPDFLGHRIFQELNYPKKTEKVLMDVDDTMTMCSVRQMVGTAVGGGNITSSWGTYMIPAAIAKRPIPGGAILLGLLVMIIAILGFPMDIAVWPPVMRVALLVGVSLPLLEAGMQMVKDSKDSQAAGICIFGSAVVNPVLAWALTMLLDNNGLIGDKERAARLSFVDKIIIPVGVLVICLIAMLAVGMLEGQYGIKAWL; the protein is encoded by the coding sequence ATGTCAGACGCAGTCAATAAGTCGCACTCTGATTCGGATATCGAAAACAAGAGCTATCGTGAGCTGCACCGTCCAGCTTCCGAATTTGAGAGCCGTTCAGATTATCTAGATCATGAACTTCAGATCATGAAGCCTCGTCGCTTCGGTTTAAACTTACCCGGTCGTGACTTCCGTTTCGAGCTCGAAGACTTAGTACCCGCACTAGCTGGGACTATCGGCATTATCGCAATGTACTCAGCGGTAATGATGTCTTGGGCTGAGGGCCTGACCGCAGCTTGGGATCACATCAACCTAGGCAAAGACTTCGCCATTGAGGTGGCACGAGTAGAAATGCTCATCCCAGCCCTTCTGTTCTGTGTATTGGCATCTGGTTTTATCAACCCGAAAGCAAACCTCGCAGGTAACCACGGGCCAATGATCCCTCTTATCGGCACCATCGCATTAGCTGGCGCACACCCTCTTGCCTTGGCTATCCTGATCGGTGTTTTCGGTCTACTGCTCAGCTTCCTGAAAGGTGGGTCCAAGTTAGTTAACCTCACATCACAAGGTACTGCAGGTGGATTGCTGATATTCTTAGGCCTCACCGGTACGATGAGTCAGATAAACTCGATCCAAGCTTGGGCTGTAGGTCTTCAATCAGACACAATTGCTGCGGGCAGCATGGGTTATGTAGGCCTGATTGTCTTGGCCGTCACCATTGCGCTTTATGCGTTCTTGGCAAAAGTGAATAAACGTTGGCTTGCTATTCCCGTCTGTGCATTTACAGGCTTAGCGATTGCACTCGTGCTTGGGGCTGGCTTCGACATTAAGTTCGTTACAGAAACAGGCTTACCGAACCTGAACCCAGTTTACTGGTGGGGCAGTACTGAAGAAGGCTGGATGCTTGGGCTACCAAACATGGAGCACTTTATTGCATCACTACCTTTCGCCATTCTCGCTGTCGCCATGTGGTCACCTGATTTCTTAGGTCATCGTATCTTCCAAGAACTAAACTATCCTAAGAAGACGGAAAAAGTACTGATGGACGTGGATGACACCATGACCATGTGTTCTGTTCGTCAGATGGTGGGTACTGCCGTGGGTGGCGGTAATATTACCTCATCATGGGGCACTTACATGATCCCGGCAGCAATTGCGAAGCGCCCTATCCCTGGCGGTGCAATCCTTCTTGGCCTGTTAGTGATGATCATAGCAATTCTTGGCTTCCCGATGGACATCGCAGTCTGGCCACCCGTGATGCGTGTAGCATTGCTTGTTGGTGTATCGCTGCCTCTACTTGAAGCCGGCATGCAGATGGTGAAAGACTCGAAAGATTCCCAAGCCGCTGGCATTTGTATCTTTGGTTCCGCTGTCGTTAACCCCGTACTTGCTTGGGCCTTAACTATGCTGCTGGATAATAATGGCTTGATTGGTGATAAAGAACGCGCTGCTCGCTTGTCTTTCGTCGATAAAATCATCATTCCAGTTGGCGTATTGGTTATTTGTCTGATTGCCATGTTGGCAGTCGGTATGCTTGAAGGTCAATACGGCATTAAAGCCTGGCTGTAG
- the pflB gene encoding formate C-acetyltransferase, producing MAEQFAKAWEGFAEGDWQNEVNVRDFIQKNYAPYEGDESFLVSEGTEATNKLWEKVMEGIKQENATHAPVDFDTSVISTITAHDAGYINKDLETIVGLQTDAPLKRAIIPNGGIRMVEGSCKVYGRELDPKIKEIYTDYRKTHNAGVFDIYTPDILKCRKSGVLTGLPDAYGRGRIIGDYRRVALYGIDFLIKDKLAQFASLQEKFENGEDLQMTMQLREEIAEQHRALGQMKVMAEKYGCDISRPAETAQEAIQWTYFGYLAAVKSQNGAAMSLGRTSTFLDIFIERDIAAGKITEEQAQEMIDHFVMKLRMVRFLRTPEYDDLFSGDPIWATESMGGMGLDGRTLVTRTNFRFLNSLYTMGPSPEPNITVLWSEQLPEGFKKFCAKVSIDTSSIQYENDDLMRPDMESDDYAIACCVSPMVVGKQMQFFGARANLAKTMLYAINGGVDEKLKMQVGPEMPKITSEVLDFDEVWNSLDHFMDWLAKQYVAALNSIHFMHDKYSYESALMALHDRDVYRTMACGIAGLSIAADSLSAIKHAKVKPIRDEDGVAIDFEIEGDYPKFGNNDARVDDIACELVEVFMNKIRKLKTYRDAVPTQSILTITSNVVYGKKTGNTPDGRRAGAPFAPGANPMHGRDEKGAVASLTSVGKLPFAHAKDGISYTFSIVPNALGKEETSQRANLAGLMDGYFHHEAGIEGGQHLNVNVLNRDTLEDAVKHPEKYPQLTIRVSGYAVRFNSLTAEQQQDVIARTFTESL from the coding sequence ATGGCAGAGCAATTTGCTAAAGCTTGGGAAGGTTTTGCTGAAGGTGACTGGCAAAACGAAGTAAACGTTCGTGATTTCATTCAAAAGAACTATGCACCTTATGAAGGCGACGAATCTTTCCTTGTTTCTGAAGGTACTGAAGCAACGAATAAGCTTTGGGAAAAGGTAATGGAAGGTATCAAACAGGAAAACGCGACTCACGCACCTGTTGATTTTGATACTTCAGTTATCTCTACCATCACTGCTCACGATGCAGGCTACATCAACAAAGATCTGGAAACGATCGTTGGTCTTCAAACTGACGCCCCGCTAAAACGCGCTATCATCCCTAACGGTGGTATTCGTATGGTGGAAGGTTCTTGCAAGGTTTACGGTCGTGAGCTTGATCCTAAGATCAAAGAAATCTACACAGATTACCGTAAAACACACAACGCGGGTGTTTTCGATATCTACACTCCAGACATCCTAAAATGTCGTAAATCTGGTGTTCTGACTGGTCTTCCAGATGCATACGGTCGTGGTCGTATCATTGGTGACTACCGTCGTGTAGCTCTATACGGTATCGACTTCCTAATTAAAGACAAGCTCGCTCAATTCGCTTCTCTACAAGAGAAATTTGAGAATGGCGAAGATCTTCAAATGACTATGCAGCTTCGCGAAGAAATCGCTGAGCAGCACCGTGCACTTGGCCAAATGAAAGTGATGGCTGAGAAATACGGTTGTGACATCTCTCGTCCTGCTGAAACTGCTCAAGAAGCTATCCAGTGGACTTACTTCGGTTACCTAGCTGCTGTTAAGTCTCAAAACGGCGCGGCTATGTCTCTAGGTCGTACTTCTACGTTCCTCGATATCTTCATCGAGCGTGATATCGCTGCAGGTAAGATCACTGAAGAACAAGCTCAAGAAATGATCGACCATTTCGTAATGAAACTACGTATGGTTCGTTTCTTACGCACTCCTGAGTACGATGACCTATTCTCTGGCGACCCAATTTGGGCAACAGAATCTATGGGTGGTATGGGCCTTGACGGTCGCACGCTAGTGACTCGTACTAACTTCCGTTTCCTAAACTCTCTATACACTATGGGCCCTTCCCCAGAGCCGAACATCACTGTTCTATGGTCTGAGCAGCTACCTGAAGGCTTCAAGAAGTTCTGTGCGAAAGTCTCTATCGATACTTCTTCAATCCAGTACGAAAATGACGATCTAATGCGCCCAGACATGGAGTCAGACGACTACGCCATCGCTTGTTGTGTATCTCCAATGGTTGTTGGTAAGCAAATGCAGTTCTTCGGTGCTCGTGCTAACCTTGCGAAAACTATGCTTTATGCAATCAACGGCGGTGTTGATGAGAAGCTGAAGATGCAAGTTGGTCCAGAAATGCCTAAGATCACTTCAGAAGTACTAGACTTCGACGAAGTGTGGAACAGCCTAGACCACTTCATGGATTGGCTAGCTAAGCAGTACGTGGCTGCACTCAACAGCATCCACTTCATGCACGACAAGTACTCTTACGAGTCTGCGCTTATGGCTCTGCATGATCGTGACGTTTACCGTACCATGGCTTGTGGCATTGCAGGTCTATCTATCGCAGCTGACTCACTATCTGCAATTAAACATGCGAAAGTGAAACCGATCCGTGATGAAGATGGTGTTGCAATCGACTTCGAAATCGAAGGCGATTACCCTAAATTTGGTAACAACGATGCTCGCGTAGATGACATTGCTTGCGAGCTAGTAGAAGTGTTCATGAACAAGATCCGTAAGCTTAAGACTTACCGCGATGCTGTTCCTACTCAGTCTATCCTTACGATTACATCTAACGTTGTATACGGTAAGAAAACAGGTAATACTCCAGACGGTCGTCGCGCGGGTGCTCCGTTTGCTCCAGGTGCAAACCCAATGCACGGTCGTGATGAAAAAGGGGCAGTTGCATCTCTAACTTCTGTCGGTAAATTGCCGTTTGCTCACGCGAAAGATGGTATTTCTTATACCTTCTCTATCGTGCCAAACGCACTGGGTAAAGAAGAGACTTCACAGCGTGCTAACCTTGCTGGTCTGATGGATGGTTACTTCCACCACGAAGCGGGGATCGAAGGTGGTCAGCACCTAAACGTCAACGTACTTAACCGCGATACTCTAGAAGACGCTGTTAAGCACCCAGAAAAATACCCGCAGCTCACTATTCGTGTTTCTGGTTACGCTGTACGTTTTAACTCTCTAACTGCAGAACAGCAGCAAGACGTTATCGCACGTACTTTTACCGAATCACTATAA
- a CDS encoding methyl-accepting chemotaxis protein, with product MDMLALSQKQKVTLFLIVLTMGFVMLAVFTSSRLTQMSEQYHSSGDVSSGSISIYQTQSKILTLSSELDNLEGAQVAKAKQDISDIVEAVTNDVAFLNVLNLKSYSTGLKQSIGDFQAAVNPWLELKQELGFNIDEGKLGELKKLANIIEQKIAETGMVTLNSDFQAMVKSQQNYLLQPNEENLKLFNRAMGAFESMSNVYAMLDLYEKEIEQYKATFVRVSELSKELGSVEQQLISTKMQLTQLIAAVTSELSGISSQYQLSAEKSSEQTLWSILVACIVLAVLTIAIFIMQSTSLSRSLNKTREILHNVSAGDLSKRMTLTANRNDEFNQLALSINDSCENLGELVSGVQSSGQALSGNAVELNQGLDRLAHHQSEVLGQTQVLASATEEVSVTTQEVSNSLEFVSEISRSSTESAEKGAQIIGAAIGSLEEVSTILTSAAGHIQQLEEASSKVDSVMDIINGIAEQTNLLALNAAIEAARAGEQGRGFAVVADEVRSLAVRTVDAVAEISETIDTMKKESAEVIQYIGQSETSMRTGQEKGHEAMQALRTITEKADEASHQTDVIFASIKELATTSQSMADSMTQISSAMKELEENNEQLRSISQVVEQRAGSLNSDCQRFTI from the coding sequence ATGGATATGCTTGCGCTATCACAAAAACAGAAAGTCACACTGTTTTTAATTGTACTGACAATGGGATTTGTCATGCTCGCAGTGTTTACCTCTTCTAGACTCACTCAAATGAGTGAACAGTATCATTCCAGCGGTGATGTCTCTTCTGGTTCCATTTCAATTTATCAGACCCAAAGTAAAATTCTGACCTTGAGTAGCGAGTTGGACAACCTAGAGGGCGCTCAGGTTGCGAAGGCAAAACAAGATATCAGCGATATTGTAGAAGCGGTTACCAATGATGTTGCTTTTCTCAATGTTTTAAATCTAAAGAGTTATTCCACAGGATTGAAGCAAAGTATCGGAGACTTTCAAGCGGCAGTTAATCCTTGGTTAGAGCTCAAGCAAGAACTCGGTTTTAACATCGACGAGGGTAAGTTGGGGGAGTTAAAAAAGCTCGCTAATATTATCGAACAGAAAATTGCTGAAACTGGGATGGTGACGCTCAACTCTGATTTTCAGGCCATGGTTAAATCACAGCAGAATTATTTACTCCAACCGAACGAAGAAAATCTGAAACTGTTCAATCGTGCCATGGGGGCTTTTGAAAGTATGTCCAACGTTTATGCCATGTTGGATTTATATGAAAAAGAGATAGAGCAATACAAAGCGACATTCGTTCGAGTGAGTGAGCTTTCTAAGGAATTGGGTAGTGTTGAACAGCAGCTAATTTCAACCAAAATGCAGTTGACCCAACTGATTGCGGCAGTAACAAGCGAGCTGAGCGGAATCAGTTCTCAGTATCAACTTTCTGCTGAGAAGTCCTCAGAGCAAACATTATGGTCCATCTTAGTCGCCTGTATTGTTCTGGCTGTATTGACCATTGCCATTTTCATTATGCAGAGCACCTCCCTGTCGCGCTCTCTGAACAAGACTCGTGAGATTTTGCACAATGTATCGGCTGGTGACTTGTCGAAACGTATGACTTTGACGGCAAACCGCAATGACGAATTCAACCAATTGGCGCTCAGCATTAATGATAGTTGTGAAAATTTGGGTGAACTGGTCTCAGGTGTACAATCCAGCGGTCAGGCTTTGTCTGGAAATGCTGTCGAACTTAATCAAGGTCTCGACAGGTTGGCTCATCATCAGTCTGAAGTGTTGGGGCAGACTCAGGTATTAGCTTCAGCGACAGAAGAAGTGAGTGTGACGACACAAGAGGTGTCTAATTCATTGGAATTTGTATCAGAAATCAGTCGCTCCTCTACGGAATCGGCGGAGAAAGGGGCGCAAATTATTGGAGCAGCGATTGGTTCGCTTGAAGAGGTGAGTACCATACTCACCTCTGCGGCGGGGCATATTCAGCAGTTGGAGGAAGCATCTTCGAAAGTTGACTCGGTGATGGATATTATTAATGGTATCGCCGAGCAAACCAACCTTTTGGCTTTAAATGCGGCGATTGAAGCGGCACGAGCAGGTGAGCAGGGGCGTGGATTTGCTGTCGTGGCAGATGAAGTCCGTAGTCTGGCGGTGAGAACCGTGGATGCAGTAGCAGAGATTTCTGAAACCATAGACACGATGAAAAAAGAAAGTGCTGAAGTTATCCAGTACATTGGTCAATCTGAAACGTCGATGCGAACCGGGCAGGAAAAAGGTCATGAGGCGATGCAAGCACTGCGCACCATTACAGAAAAAGCCGATGAAGCTTCGCATCAGACAGACGTCATCTTTGCTTCCATTAAAGAACTAGCAACAACCAGCCAATCTATGGCAGACAGCATGACTCAAATTTCCAGTGCGATGAAAGAGCTGGAAGAAAACAATGAACAACTGCGTTCCATCAGTCAGGTCGTGGAGCAAAGGGCTGGCAGCCTGAACAGTGACTGCCAGAGGTTTACTATTTAG
- a CDS encoding energy-coupling factor ABC transporter permease: MLLSELFALLVILLSMSFIWKDVLRVLLPKLMAERGFQHLTFAVIFALFALWSAQAGVKEGLSIHFLALTSATLMYGWRSAYALSIVVSLLLATFGQLTFSQLPEYILFSCLVPILVSYSVFLLSYQYLPRNIFVFIFIAGFFNGAFTGSVHLTINSIYHIVQGTHDWLTIFDNYMVFIPLLAFPEGLLNGMTMAMFAVFKPEWLRVFSDRDYIYNHYHKK, translated from the coding sequence GTGCTGCTTTCCGAACTCTTCGCATTACTCGTTATCCTGCTCTCAATGAGTTTTATATGGAAAGACGTATTGCGAGTATTACTTCCAAAACTCATGGCGGAACGAGGCTTTCAACACCTTACATTTGCAGTTATCTTTGCTCTGTTCGCTTTGTGGTCAGCACAAGCAGGCGTTAAAGAAGGCTTATCCATCCACTTTTTAGCCTTGACGTCCGCAACGTTAATGTATGGCTGGCGAAGTGCTTACGCGCTTTCAATCGTCGTTTCGTTATTGCTTGCCACTTTCGGCCAGTTAACCTTCAGCCAATTGCCAGAATACATTCTTTTCTCCTGCTTGGTTCCAATATTAGTCAGCTACTCTGTTTTTCTGCTGAGTTATCAATACTTACCGAGGAACATCTTTGTATTCATCTTCATTGCCGGATTCTTCAACGGGGCTTTTACAGGCAGTGTTCACCTCACCATTAACTCTATCTACCATATTGTTCAGGGTACCCACGATTGGCTCACCATATTCGACAATTATATGGTGTTTATTCCTCTGCTGGCTTTCCCAGAAGGCTTGCTCAACGGGATGACGATGGCAATGTTTGCGGTGTTCAAACCGGAGTGGTTGCGAGTTTTCTCCGACCGTGATTACATCTATAACCACTACCACAAGAAGTGA
- a CDS encoding YfbU family protein, which yields MEMTNAQRLILSNQYYLMSQMDPENAAKYRRLQTIVERGYGLQIRELDKEFGCLQETECREIIDIMEMFHAMQESSKMLTQTEQADVDQRRLMFLGFDIATEAQHVNYVRFLVDSEGLYPQFDKADHHFNAQMPMLDKYRRMLNTWRACPRQYHLCNTELKQIFNA from the coding sequence ATGGAAATGACCAACGCTCAGCGCTTGATCCTATCTAACCAGTACTATTTGATGTCTCAAATGGACCCAGAGAATGCGGCAAAATACCGTCGTTTACAAACGATCGTTGAACGCGGCTACGGGCTTCAGATTCGAGAGCTAGATAAAGAATTTGGCTGTTTACAAGAAACAGAGTGTCGAGAAATTATTGATATAATGGAAATGTTCCACGCAATGCAAGAGTCGAGCAAAATGCTAACTCAAACGGAACAAGCCGACGTCGATCAACGCCGCCTGATGTTCTTGGGATTCGACATTGCCACAGAAGCCCAGCATGTTAATTATGTACGATTCCTTGTCGACTCTGAAGGTCTATACCCACAGTTTGACAAAGCTGACCATCATTTTAACGCCCAGATGCCAATGCTGGACAAATACCGACGTATGCTAAACACTTGGCGTGCCTGCCCTCGTCAATACCATCTGTGCAACACCGAATTGAAACAGATTTTCAATGCGTAG
- a CDS encoding MipA/OmpV family protein — protein MKTSWLKLVMTTALFTSPVVNAKISQWSLGVAASYSPAVYKDTPSNETVIPLVGYEGEHLFLRGFSAGYRWFPAGSPQNIIFRVAYDPRTLKPSDSDNRAIQQMDQRKATILGGVSYQLITLAGVLEATAGTDLAGRHNGLYAEAAWRLPFRQKGWGVTPSIGYAYNSDKINDHLYGVSEAEAARAQIYDTTFRAFEADWDGQYFIGVSAYVHITPSVRFTGGVRYTNLEGAIESSPLIESGVSTSANIGIAYVF, from the coding sequence TTGAAAACCTCTTGGCTTAAACTCGTCATGACCACGGCTTTGTTCACCTCTCCGGTTGTTAATGCAAAGATTTCTCAATGGTCTTTGGGTGTCGCAGCTTCTTATTCCCCTGCTGTGTACAAAGATACGCCGTCTAATGAAACGGTGATCCCTTTAGTGGGTTATGAAGGTGAACATTTGTTTTTGCGTGGCTTTAGTGCTGGCTATCGTTGGTTCCCCGCCGGTTCGCCACAAAACATCATCTTTCGCGTGGCTTATGACCCAAGAACGTTAAAACCGAGTGATTCTGATAACCGTGCTATTCAGCAAATGGACCAACGTAAAGCCACGATTTTAGGTGGAGTCAGCTACCAGTTAATTACGTTAGCGGGTGTACTTGAGGCTACCGCTGGTACGGATCTAGCCGGCAGGCATAATGGTCTATACGCTGAAGCTGCTTGGCGATTACCTTTTCGTCAAAAAGGGTGGGGAGTAACTCCTTCCATTGGATATGCCTACAACAGCGACAAAATCAATGACCATTTATACGGTGTCAGTGAGGCAGAAGCGGCACGAGCACAGATATACGACACGACTTTTAGGGCATTTGAAGCTGATTGGGATGGCCAGTATTTCATTGGTGTTTCTGCTTATGTGCATATTACGCCGAGTGTTCGATTTACGGGTGGAGTTCGCTATACCAACCTAGAAGGAGCGATTGAAAGCTCCCCACTTATTGAAAGTGGTGTGTCAACGTCCGCTAATATTGGTATCGCTTACGTATTTTGA